In Desulfocurvus vexinensis DSM 17965, a single window of DNA contains:
- a CDS encoding late competence development ComFB family protein, with amino-acid sequence MDAKIKELAERYNVGDTNLFFIRNRNERRVIDAIPRILAEHPGFIPNTIDLQDIYALALNSLPPRYVQQGSIVLREPVRQDEIEDAVRTAVDTVRVRPNYPQG; translated from the coding sequence ATGGACGCCAAGATCAAGGAACTCGCCGAGCGCTACAACGTCGGGGACACCAACCTCTTCTTCATCCGCAACCGCAACGAGCGCCGGGTCATCGACGCCATCCCCCGCATCCTGGCCGAGCACCCGGGGTTCATCCCCAACACCATAGATTTGCAGGACATCTACGCCCTGGCGCTGAACAGCCTGCCCCCGCGCTATGTGCAGCAGGGCTCCATCGTGCTGCGCGAGCCCGTGCGCCAGGACGAGATCGAGGACGCCGTGCGCACGGCGGTGGACACGGTGCGCGTGCGGCCCAACTACCCCCAGGGCTGA
- a CDS encoding tetratricopeptide repeat protein → MPAKPSPPQAPVQGVFSTMETRKVGTGQTQRKATVKQYWLVRQVAANLAEVQPINEHLIPVGKKRTIALDTLLERFAPEPDFYIQHPDSAARQDMAERDAPPAPPAPLPGLRVEIEGFELSGSPENVETNARASFGLGLTYLRRGNQAKAVDIFTRLAEMDAPFVPEHKHMFNDFGVSLRKQSLFDLALKHYLRALALAGEDDHLLHNIARAYFEKQDLPNCIRYLEKSLELNPDLAPSRQFLKHVGKHGTARRSKAARPKAPLRFDF, encoded by the coding sequence ATGCCCGCCAAGCCCTCCCCGCCCCAGGCGCCCGTGCAGGGGGTGTTCTCCACCATGGAGACCCGCAAGGTCGGCACCGGCCAGACCCAGCGCAAGGCCACGGTCAAGCAGTACTGGCTGGTGCGCCAGGTCGCGGCGAACCTGGCCGAGGTCCAGCCCATCAACGAGCACCTCATTCCCGTGGGCAAGAAGCGCACCATCGCGCTGGACACCCTGCTGGAACGCTTCGCCCCCGAGCCCGATTTCTACATCCAGCACCCCGACTCCGCCGCCCGGCAGGACATGGCCGAGCGCGACGCGCCCCCCGCCCCGCCCGCGCCCCTGCCCGGGCTGCGCGTGGAGATCGAGGGCTTCGAGCTGAGCGGCAGCCCCGAGAACGTGGAGACCAACGCGCGCGCCAGCTTCGGCCTGGGGCTGACCTACCTGCGCCGGGGCAACCAGGCCAAGGCCGTGGACATCTTCACCCGCCTGGCCGAGATGGACGCGCCCTTCGTGCCCGAGCACAAGCACATGTTCAACGACTTCGGCGTCAGCCTGCGCAAGCAGAGCCTGTTCGACCTGGCCCTCAAGCACTACCTGCGGGCCCTGGCCCTGGCCGGGGAGGACGACCACCTGCTGCACAACATCGCCCGGGCCTACTTCGAGAAGCAGGACCTGCCCAACTGCATCCGCTACCTGGAAAAATCCCTGGAGCTGAACCCGGACCTCGCGCCCTCGCGGCAATTCCTCAAGCATGTGGGCAAGCACGGCACCGCGCGCCGGAGCAAGGCCGCCCGGCCCAAGGCGCCCCTGCGCTTCGACTTCTGA
- a CDS encoding phosphoribosylanthranilate isomerase, which translates to MRPCPRVQVAGVHDVDEALMLARLGVDSVGLPLRLAVHAPDVTEAQAARIVAALPPDVLAVCITYATDPAEIDALCRALGCGAVQLHAPMAPAALAALRARRPDLYVIKSVIVPPDPAPARREALLAEARALAAHCDALLTDSLDPASGATGATGRTHDWSVSALLARACPCPLLLAGGLGPDNVAAAIRAVRPAGVDAHTGLEDARGRKDPALVAAFAARARAALDAAGA; encoded by the coding sequence GTGAGGCCCTGCCCGCGCGTGCAGGTGGCCGGGGTGCACGACGTGGACGAGGCCCTGATGCTGGCGCGCCTGGGGGTGGACAGCGTGGGCCTGCCCCTGCGCCTGGCCGTGCACGCCCCGGACGTGACCGAGGCCCAGGCCGCGCGCATCGTCGCCGCCCTGCCCCCGGACGTCCTGGCCGTGTGCATCACCTACGCCACGGACCCGGCGGAGATCGACGCCCTGTGCCGGGCCCTGGGCTGCGGCGCGGTGCAACTGCACGCGCCCATGGCCCCGGCGGCCCTGGCGGCCCTGCGCGCCCGCAGGCCCGACCTGTACGTCATCAAGAGCGTCATCGTACCGCCGGACCCGGCGCCTGCCCGGCGCGAGGCCCTGCTAGCCGAGGCCCGGGCCCTGGCCGCGCACTGCGACGCCCTGCTCACCGACAGCCTCGACCCCGCCAGCGGCGCCACCGGGGCCACGGGCCGCACCCACGACTGGAGCGTGAGCGCGCTGCTGGCCCGGGCCTGCCCGTGCCCGCTGCTCCTGGCCGGGGGCCTGGGCCCGGACAACGTGGCGGCGGCCATCCGCGCCGTGCGCCCCGCCGGGGTGGACGCCCACACCGGCCTGGAGGACGCCCGGGGCCGCAAGGACCCGGCCCTGGTGGCGGCCTTCGCGGCCCGGGCCCGGGCCGCCCTGGACGCCGCCGGGGCCTGA
- a CDS encoding ATP-binding cassette domain-containing protein: MPHDPVIAIDHCTVRLGPGLAIKDASWQVLPGQHWVLAGPNGAGKTTLLRLARGEVHPAQGEHFGHRGTRCWNFGQGPTQSALDARAAVALVTPDDHDALTRDERAMRVERFVVTGIHDTQYLFREPSQAELERARAALAALGAAELAGRDVLSLSRGQGRLAVLARALVRAPRVLLLDEAMQGLDAAARARLGRALERLAAGGTQLVMATHHLDEVRAVATHAALLEDGRVVRQGPAREVLGAARGVFAAGPALALPRAQGARAQAAPEHYVELRGVDVVRQGRAVLAGIDWAVRPGEHWAVLGPNGAGKSTLVALCMGALRPTRGRASWFGLPGPVNVWDIRRRMGLVSPELQAAYRYDVTAVEAVLSGYFSSVGLYDRPSAEQAERAAALVDMVGLAGMQQRRVRTLSYGQMRRLLIARALAPGPELLLLDEPCSGLDPEARGRFLEVVQALALGGVTLLLVTHDPGEIPPAVQRCLLLDAGRVAARGPCAQVLAAWPGPSPAPGPLL; the protein is encoded by the coding sequence ATGCCGCACGATCCCGTCATCGCCATCGACCATTGCACGGTGCGCCTGGGCCCCGGCCTGGCCATCAAGGACGCCTCCTGGCAGGTGCTGCCCGGGCAGCACTGGGTGCTGGCCGGGCCCAACGGCGCGGGCAAGACCACGCTGCTGCGCCTGGCGCGCGGCGAGGTCCACCCGGCCCAGGGCGAGCATTTCGGCCACCGGGGCACGCGCTGCTGGAACTTCGGCCAGGGGCCCACGCAAAGCGCCCTGGACGCCCGGGCGGCGGTGGCCCTGGTCACCCCCGACGACCACGACGCCCTGACCCGCGACGAGCGCGCCATGCGCGTGGAGCGCTTCGTGGTCACGGGCATCCACGACACGCAGTACCTGTTCCGCGAGCCCTCGCAGGCCGAGCTGGAGCGGGCCCGGGCGGCCCTGGCGGCCCTGGGCGCGGCGGAGCTGGCCGGGCGCGACGTGCTCTCGCTCTCGCGCGGGCAGGGGCGGCTGGCGGTGCTGGCGCGGGCCCTGGTGCGCGCGCCGCGCGTGCTGCTGCTGGACGAAGCCATGCAGGGGCTGGACGCGGCGGCGCGCGCGCGCCTGGGCCGGGCCCTGGAGCGGCTGGCGGCGGGCGGCACGCAGCTGGTCATGGCCACGCATCATCTGGACGAAGTGCGCGCGGTGGCGACCCATGCGGCGCTGCTGGAGGACGGGCGCGTGGTGCGCCAGGGCCCGGCGCGGGAGGTGCTCGGGGCGGCGCGGGGCGTCTTCGCGGCAGGCCCGGCCCTGGCCCTGCCCCGGGCCCAGGGCGCGCGGGCCCAGGCTGCGCCGGAGCATTATGTCGAGCTGCGCGGGGTGGACGTGGTCCGCCAGGGGCGCGCGGTGCTGGCGGGCATCGACTGGGCCGTGCGCCCCGGGGAGCACTGGGCGGTGCTGGGGCCCAACGGCGCGGGCAAGAGTACCCTGGTGGCCCTGTGCATGGGCGCCCTGCGGCCCACGCGGGGCCGGGCCTCGTGGTTCGGGCTGCCCGGCCCGGTAAACGTGTGGGACATCCGCCGCCGCATGGGCCTGGTGTCCCCGGAATTGCAGGCCGCGTACCGCTACGACGTGACCGCCGTGGAAGCGGTGCTGTCCGGCTATTTTTCCAGCGTCGGCCTCTACGACCGCCCCAGTGCGGAACAGGCGGAACGGGCTGCGGCGCTGGTGGATATGGTGGGGCTGGCGGGGATGCAACAGCGCCGGGTGCGCACCCTGTCCTACGGGCAGATGCGCCGCCTGCTCATCGCCCGGGCCCTGGCCCCGGGGCCGGAGCTTTTGCTGCTGGACGAGCCCTGCTCGGGGCTGGACCCCGAGGCCCGGGGGCGCTTCCTGGAGGTGGTCCAGGCCCTGGCGCTGGGCGGGGTCACGCTGCTGCTGGTGACCCACGACCCCGGGGAGATTCCTCCGGCGGTGCAGCGCTGCCTGCTGCTGGACGCCGGGCGCGTGGCGGCGCGCGGGCCGTGCGCCCAGGTGCTGGCGGCCTGGCCCGGCCCTTCCCCCGCGCCCGGGCCTCTGCTATAG
- a CDS encoding carbon starvation CstA family protein, translating into MFYFFLCLAALVVGYMTYGTVVDRVFGPDEKAVTPAYSMRDDVDYVPMPKWKLLLIQVLDIAGIGPIFGPILGALYGPAALLWIVIGSIFAGAVHDYMSGMLSVRNKGASIPELVGEYMGMPARQAMRVFSVILLMLVGVVFVLAPAKLLTGLTGVATPIFVGAIFVYYFLATILPIDKVIGRFYPALGALLLVMTVAIAVALMASDHPILPNMDFFTNAHPKNLPLWPLLFVTLSCGAISGFHSTQSPLMARCVKNEREGRMVFYGAMIIEGVIALVWATIGLSFYDDGAALNAVVAAGSPAAVVKEASNMLLGPVGGALAVLAVIVLPITSGDTAFRSTRLIVAETFKINQAKAPKRLLVAVPMFVIGFVISQLPFDSIWRYFGFSNQMLSMLVLWSGAVYLAKTARFHWICTVPATFMTAVCASFIILSDLGFGMSMTASVAGGVAAAVVALGAFLLKYGFGRAVAAEEAAK; encoded by the coding sequence ATGTTCTATTTCTTCCTGTGCCTCGCCGCCCTGGTCGTGGGCTACATGACCTACGGCACGGTGGTGGACCGCGTCTTCGGCCCCGACGAGAAGGCCGTCACCCCCGCCTACTCCATGCGCGACGACGTGGACTACGTGCCCATGCCCAAATGGAAGCTCCTGCTCATCCAGGTGCTGGACATCGCGGGCATCGGGCCCATCTTCGGGCCCATCCTGGGCGCCCTCTACGGCCCGGCGGCCCTGCTGTGGATCGTCATCGGCTCCATCTTCGCCGGGGCCGTGCACGACTACATGAGCGGCATGCTCTCGGTGCGCAACAAGGGCGCCAGCATCCCCGAGCTGGTGGGCGAATACATGGGCATGCCTGCCCGCCAGGCCATGCGCGTGTTCTCGGTGATCCTGCTCATGCTCGTGGGCGTGGTCTTCGTGCTGGCCCCGGCCAAGCTGCTCACCGGGCTGACCGGCGTCGCCACCCCGATCTTCGTGGGCGCCATCTTCGTCTACTACTTCCTGGCCACCATCCTGCCCATCGACAAGGTCATCGGCCGCTTCTACCCGGCCCTGGGCGCCCTGCTGCTGGTGATGACCGTGGCCATCGCCGTCGCCCTCATGGCCAGCGACCACCCCATCCTGCCCAACATGGACTTCTTCACCAACGCCCACCCCAAGAACCTGCCCCTGTGGCCGCTCCTGTTCGTGACCCTGTCGTGCGGGGCCATCAGCGGGTTCCACTCCACCCAGTCGCCGCTCATGGCGCGCTGCGTGAAGAACGAGCGCGAGGGCCGCATGGTCTTCTACGGGGCCATGATCATCGAAGGCGTCATCGCCCTGGTCTGGGCCACCATCGGCCTGAGCTTCTACGACGACGGCGCCGCCCTGAACGCCGTGGTCGCCGCAGGCAGCCCCGCCGCCGTGGTCAAGGAGGCCTCCAACATGCTGCTCGGGCCCGTGGGCGGCGCCCTGGCCGTGCTGGCCGTGATCGTCCTGCCCATCACCTCGGGCGACACGGCCTTCCGCTCCACCCGGCTCATCGTGGCCGAGACCTTCAAGATCAACCAGGCCAAGGCGCCCAAGCGCCTGCTGGTGGCCGTGCCCATGTTCGTCATCGGCTTTGTCATCTCCCAGCTGCCCTTCGACTCCATCTGGCGCTATTTCGGCTTCTCCAACCAGATGCTGTCCATGCTCGTGCTGTGGTCCGGCGCCGTGTACCTGGCCAAGACCGCCCGCTTCCACTGGATCTGCACCGTCCCGGCCACCTTCATGACCGCCGTGTGCGCCTCGTTCATCATCCTGTCCGACCTGGGCTTTGGCATGTCCATGACCGCCTCCGTCGCTGGCGGCGTGGCCGCAGCCGTGGTGGCCCTGGGCGCCTTCCTGCTCAAGTACGGCTTCGGCAGGGCCGTGGCCGCCGAAGAGGCCGCGAAGTAG
- a CDS encoding LytS/YhcK type 5TM receptor domain-containing protein → MTTLDLLFILVERFGLMLTAAFLIMTLGATRNVDLRPTTRRNTIFLILLFGGMGILGTYTGGAVQASVANLRAMSVVTAGLVGGPVVGAGAGFIAGLHRNLIDFYGFSALPCGLATFLEGTVAGLVALRLREPLDWKPAALLAFGGECVHMLLVLALARPLADAVSLVQLIAMPMIIVNTIGAALFVQTLVVVSHYREKRESSQAQQILAIAGQTVGHLRLGLSRETAEAAARIIFESVRVAAVAVTDASRVLAHVGEGADHHLPGQRIMTAATREVLDTGAPAFVRDASAIGCGVRGCPFQSAIIVPLRKGGAIVGTLKLYGTKGNGLDAVRYEIARGLAALFSTQLELEDIQIKERLLAREEIRRLQAQINPHFLFNALNTIASFCRTNSDRARDLLQDLAVFLRRNLHSGGGFIPLAQELDQVRSYLAIEQARFGGRIHAELHVDDDCRDWPVPALLIQPLVENGIKHGLAGREQGGMVSVRAAVRGDELHVTVEDDGVGMAPAKARALLESDGDGQCIGVANCNRRLRQIYGAQFGLQIGSRPGGGTLVAMRIPRQALPAAA, encoded by the coding sequence ATGACCACCCTCGACCTGCTCTTCATCCTCGTGGAACGCTTCGGGCTCATGCTCACGGCGGCCTTCCTCATCATGACCCTGGGCGCCACCCGCAACGTGGACCTGCGGCCCACCACGCGGCGCAACACCATCTTCCTCATCCTGCTCTTCGGGGGCATGGGCATCCTGGGCACCTACACCGGCGGCGCGGTGCAGGCCTCGGTGGCCAACCTGCGGGCCATGAGCGTGGTCACCGCCGGGCTGGTGGGCGGGCCGGTGGTGGGCGCCGGGGCCGGGTTCATCGCCGGGTTGCACCGCAACCTCATCGATTTCTACGGCTTCTCGGCCCTGCCCTGCGGGCTGGCCACCTTCCTGGAGGGCACCGTGGCCGGGCTGGTGGCCCTGCGCCTGCGCGAGCCCCTGGACTGGAAGCCCGCGGCGCTGTTGGCCTTCGGGGGCGAGTGCGTGCACATGCTGCTGGTGCTGGCCCTGGCCCGGCCCCTGGCCGACGCCGTGAGCCTCGTGCAACTCATCGCCATGCCCATGATCATCGTCAACACCATCGGCGCCGCGCTGTTCGTGCAGACCCTGGTGGTGGTCTCGCACTACCGGGAAAAGCGCGAGTCCTCCCAGGCCCAGCAGATCCTGGCCATCGCCGGGCAGACCGTGGGCCACCTGCGCCTGGGCCTGTCGCGCGAGACCGCCGAGGCCGCCGCGCGGATCATCTTCGAAAGCGTGCGCGTGGCCGCCGTAGCCGTGACCGACGCCTCGCGCGTGCTGGCCCACGTCGGCGAGGGCGCGGACCACCACCTGCCCGGCCAGCGCATCATGACCGCCGCCACCCGCGAGGTGCTCGACACCGGCGCCCCGGCCTTCGTGCGCGACGCCTCGGCCATCGGCTGCGGGGTGCGCGGCTGCCCCTTCCAGTCGGCCATCATCGTGCCCCTGCGCAAGGGCGGGGCCATCGTCGGCACCCTCAAGCTCTACGGCACCAAGGGCAACGGCCTGGACGCCGTGCGCTACGAAATCGCCCGGGGCCTGGCCGCCCTGTTCTCCACCCAGCTCGAGCTCGAAGACATCCAGATCAAGGAACGCCTGCTGGCCCGCGAGGAAATCCGCCGCCTGCAAGCCCAGATCAACCCGCACTTCCTGTTCAACGCCCTGAACACCATCGCCTCGTTCTGCCGCACCAACTCCGACCGCGCCCGCGACCTGCTCCAGGATCTGGCCGTGTTCCTGCGCCGCAACCTGCACAGCGGCGGCGGCTTCATCCCCCTGGCCCAGGAGCTGGACCAGGTGCGCTCCTACCTGGCCATCGAGCAGGCCCGCTTCGGCGGGCGCATCCACGCCGAGCTGCACGTGGACGACGACTGCCGCGACTGGCCCGTGCCCGCCCTGCTCATCCAGCCGCTGGTGGAAAACGGCATCAAGCACGGCCTGGCCGGGCGCGAGCAGGGCGGCATGGTCAGCGTGCGCGCCGCCGTGCGCGGCGACGAGCTGCATGTCACCGTGGAGGATGACGGCGTGGGCATGGCCCCGGCCAAGGCCCGGGCGCTGCTGGAAAGCGACGGCGACGGCCAGTGCATCGGCGTGGCCAACTGCAACCGCCGCCTGCGCCAGATCTACGGCGCCCAGTTCGGCCTGCAGATCGGCTCGCGCCCCGGCGGCGGCACCCTGGTGGCCATGCGCATCCCCCGCCAGGCCCTGCCCGCCGCAGCCTGA
- a CDS encoding LytR/AlgR family response regulator transcription factor, whose amino-acid sequence MPIRAVIADDEPPARDELAFLLSRFPDVEVAAQAASAREAVAAIREFAPDVAFLDIEMPGGSGLDVVAEVLADGPPRPPQFVFATAFDHYAIRAFEANAVDYLLKPVEEQRLAKSLARVRGALAAPHGPAPDRAAMGGEVLRLLEAMAPARGLTRVAVEQGGRIALLRPEEIVFLGTEERRVMAHTARAALPCHGPVTMEILEERLGAHCFFRANRGTLVNLARVRGFSPWFNGKYACTMDDAAGSEVTVSRGRVAAFKERLGL is encoded by the coding sequence ATGCCCATACGCGCCGTCATCGCCGACGACGAGCCCCCCGCGCGCGACGAACTGGCCTTCCTGCTCTCGCGTTTTCCCGACGTGGAGGTCGCGGCCCAGGCCGCCTCGGCGCGCGAGGCCGTGGCCGCCATCCGCGAATTCGCGCCCGATGTGGCCTTCCTGGACATCGAAATGCCCGGGGGCAGCGGGCTGGACGTGGTGGCCGAGGTGCTGGCCGACGGGCCGCCCAGGCCGCCGCAGTTCGTTTTCGCCACGGCCTTCGACCACTACGCCATCCGCGCCTTCGAGGCCAACGCCGTGGACTACCTGCTCAAGCCCGTGGAAGAGCAGCGCCTGGCCAAGAGCCTGGCCCGCGTGCGCGGCGCCCTGGCCGCACCCCATGGCCCCGCGCCCGACCGCGCGGCCATGGGCGGCGAAGTGCTGCGCCTGCTCGAAGCCATGGCCCCGGCGCGCGGGCTGACCCGCGTGGCCGTGGAGCAGGGCGGGCGCATCGCCCTGCTGCGCCCCGAGGAGATCGTCTTTCTGGGCACCGAGGAGCGCCGCGTGATGGCGCACACCGCGCGCGCCGCCCTGCCCTGCCACGGCCCGGTGACCATGGAAATCCTCGAAGAGCGCCTGGGGGCGCACTGCTTTTTCCGCGCCAACCGGGGCACACTGGTCAACCTGGCCCGGGTGCGCGGGTTCTCGCCCTGGTTCAACGGCAAATACGCCTGCACCATGGACGACGCCGCGGGCTCGGAAGTCACCGTCAGCCGGGGCCGCGTGGCGGCCTTCAAGGAGCGCCTCGGCCTGTAG
- a CDS encoding type II toxin-antitoxin system RelE family toxin → MPYRLRFHEQALREWRALAADLREQFRKKLAERLERPRVPSAALRGMKDCYKIKLRKVGYRLVYRVDQEIVFVTVIAVGKRKKLRVYAAAQGRASE, encoded by the coding sequence ATGCCCTATAGGCTCCGCTTCCACGAGCAGGCTCTCAGGGAGTGGCGCGCCCTGGCTGCGGACCTGCGCGAACAGTTCAGGAAAAAGCTTGCCGAACGCCTGGAGCGCCCGCGCGTGCCCTCTGCGGCGCTCCGGGGTATGAAGGACTGCTACAAGATCAAGCTGCGCAAGGTCGGCTACCGGCTGGTCTACCGCGTGGACCAGGAGATTGTCTTCGTGACCGTCATCGCCGTGGGCAAGCGCAAGAAGCTGCGCGTCTACGCGGCGGCGCAGGGGCGCGCTTCGGAATAA
- a CDS encoding type II toxin-antitoxin system Phd/YefM family antitoxin produces MQTIHASKTVSVTELKRNLTAVLSQAGDDPVAVLNHNKPAAYLLSAAHYERLLEYLEDLEDARLAQERKDGPFVDVDIDAL; encoded by the coding sequence ATGCAGACCATCCATGCCAGCAAGACCGTGAGCGTCACCGAGTTGAAGCGGAACCTGACCGCCGTACTGAGCCAGGCGGGAGACGATCCCGTGGCCGTGCTGAACCACAACAAGCCAGCAGCCTACCTGCTCTCCGCCGCGCACTACGAACGCCTGCTGGAATACCTGGAAGACCTCGAAGACGCCCGGCTGGCCCAGGAACGCAAGGACGGGCCCTTCGTGGATGTGGACATCGATGCCCTATAG
- a CDS encoding 4Fe-4S binding protein, which yields MPISAFLALRRLLATGQWDPVHPAGLTILLAALLMALLLRKGFCGHVCPVGLVHNLLARAGRTLGWARTLPRRAALALAAPKYLLLAFFVWTTWVGMDLAALEGFLRTPYNIAADAKMLAFFLAPSGTTLAVLGVLAALGLVLPYFWCRFLCPYGALLGLAALASPLAVRRDAASCIQCGRCTRVCPGAIRVQEKTRVNSPECVGCMECTGACPVPGCLGPALGAARMPWALAGLGCAAVLLALYAWARATGHWDATLAPAMLGRIYRMVLGGF from the coding sequence TTGCCCATCAGCGCCTTTCTGGCCCTGCGCCGCCTGCTGGCCACCGGACAGTGGGACCCCGTCCACCCCGCCGGGCTGACCATCCTCCTGGCGGCGCTGCTCATGGCGCTGTTGCTGCGCAAGGGCTTTTGCGGCCACGTCTGCCCCGTGGGGCTGGTCCACAACCTGCTGGCCCGCGCCGGGCGGACCCTGGGCTGGGCGCGGACCCTGCCCCGGCGCGCAGCCCTGGCCCTGGCCGCGCCCAAATACCTGCTGCTGGCCTTCTTCGTCTGGACCACCTGGGTGGGCATGGACCTCGCGGCCCTGGAGGGCTTCCTGCGCACGCCCTACAACATCGCCGCCGACGCCAAGATGCTGGCCTTTTTCCTGGCCCCCTCGGGCACGACCCTGGCGGTGCTGGGCGTGCTGGCCGCCCTGGGGCTGGTGCTGCCCTACTTCTGGTGCCGCTTCCTGTGCCCCTACGGCGCGCTGCTGGGCCTGGCGGCCCTGGCCTCGCCCCTGGCCGTGCGCCGCGACGCGGCCTCGTGCATCCAGTGCGGGCGCTGCACCCGCGTCTGCCCCGGGGCCATCCGCGTGCAGGAGAAAACCCGCGTCAACTCCCCGGAATGCGTGGGCTGCATGGAGTGCACCGGGGCCTGCCCCGTGCCCGGCTGCCTGGGCCCGGCCCTGGGCGCCGCCCGCATGCCCTGGGCCCTGGCGGGCCTGGGCTGCGCCGCCGTGCTCCTGGCCCTGTATGCCTGGGCCCGGGCCACCGGCCACTGGGACGCGACCCTGGCCCCCGCGATGCTCGGGCGCATCTACCGCATGGTCCTGGGCGGCTTCTAG
- a CDS encoding sigma-54 interaction domain-containing protein, with protein MHQDSVKQYLEEIIETMNEGLFIVGPDGRISMVNSSLERLTGFSRRELLGKPCTVLNCDACRISRREGRDHWCRLFDERKQSRKNCRIVRKDGSCVDVVKNATLLLDNGEVIAAVETLTDLSELVEKDRKIEELSRLLDTGFHGMIGHSPAMQRLYALLEKAARSDAPVIIFGESGTGKELAAHAIHTLGWRAERPFIQFNCAALNESLLESELFGHVKGAFTGAIRHREGRFEAADGGDIFLDEIGDVPPATQVKLLRVLESKRIERVGDNRPIEVDVRVITATNRNLERLVAEGAFRKDLFYRINVIPIHVPPLRERAQDIPLLAARFLEDIRTRTGRGAQGLTPEALRLLTAHPWPGNVRELKSALEYACVLQDAGPVGPEHLPPAIQNAGGAPGACPPPAGAPHGAPDPANAPGAPEAPHPALPANPRQALIDALLATGGNKTRAAALLGVSRGTVQNRMRRFGLDLKRVVSAPGS; from the coding sequence ATGCACCAGGATTCCGTGAAGCAGTACCTGGAAGAGATCATCGAGACCATGAACGAGGGCCTGTTCATCGTCGGGCCCGACGGGCGCATCTCCATGGTCAACAGCTCCCTGGAGCGGCTGACGGGCTTTTCGCGGCGCGAGCTGCTGGGCAAACCCTGCACGGTGCTCAACTGCGACGCCTGCCGCATCTCGCGCCGCGAAGGGCGCGACCACTGGTGCCGCCTGTTCGACGAGCGCAAGCAGAGCCGCAAGAACTGCCGCATCGTGCGCAAGGACGGCTCCTGTGTGGACGTGGTCAAGAACGCCACCCTGCTCCTGGACAACGGCGAGGTCATCGCCGCCGTGGAAACACTGACCGACCTCTCGGAACTGGTGGAAAAGGACCGCAAGATCGAGGAGCTGTCGCGCCTGCTGGACACGGGCTTCCACGGCATGATCGGCCACTCCCCGGCCATGCAGCGGCTCTACGCCCTGCTGGAGAAAGCCGCGCGCTCCGACGCGCCGGTGATCATCTTCGGCGAGTCGGGCACGGGCAAGGAGCTGGCCGCCCACGCCATCCACACCCTGGGCTGGCGCGCCGAGCGGCCCTTCATCCAGTTCAACTGCGCGGCCCTGAACGAAAGCCTGCTGGAAAGCGAGCTGTTCGGCCACGTCAAGGGCGCCTTCACCGGGGCCATCCGCCACCGCGAGGGCCGCTTCGAGGCCGCCGACGGCGGCGACATCTTCCTGGACGAGATCGGCGACGTGCCCCCGGCCACCCAGGTCAAGCTGCTGCGCGTGCTGGAGAGCAAGCGCATCGAGCGCGTGGGCGACAACCGACCCATCGAGGTGGACGTGCGCGTGATCACGGCCACCAACCGCAACCTGGAGCGCCTGGTGGCCGAGGGCGCCTTCCGCAAGGACCTCTTCTACCGCATCAACGTCATCCCCATCCACGTGCCACCGCTGCGCGAGCGCGCGCAGGACATCCCCCTGCTGGCCGCGCGTTTCCTGGAGGACATCCGCACCCGCACGGGCCGGGGCGCCCAGGGCCTGACCCCCGAGGCCCTGCGCCTGCTCACGGCCCACCCCTGGCCGGGCAATGTGCGCGAACTGAAAAGCGCCCTGGAATACGCCTGCGTGCTCCAGGACGCCGGGCCCGTGGGCCCCGAGCACCTGCCCCCGGCCATCCAGAACGCGGGGGGCGCCCCCGGCGCCTGCCCGCCGCCCGCCGGGGCGCCCCACGGGGCGCCGGACCCGGCGAACGCCCCGGGCGCGCCCGAAGCCCCGCACCCTGCCCTGCCCGCCAACCCGCGCCAGGCGCTCATCGACGCCCTGCTGGCCACCGGCGGCAACAAGACCCGCGCCGCCGCCCTGCTGGGCGTCAGCCGGGGCACGGTGCAGAACCGGATGCGCCGCTTCGGCCTGGATCTCAAGCGCGTGGTCAGCGCCCCAGGCTCGTGA